TAAAGCAGCTTGTATACTTCACCGTTAGTCTTAGCTAATTCATTGAGTTCTTTTTTAGGAAAAAACAGACTTCTGATGGGTTCAAGTTCACAAGTATATAGATTGATTTTAGGATAAATCTCAATAGCAACGGCGCCAACCCACATCTGCTTGCCAAATATAAAGCTCGCTAAAGGTCTGTTATCTAAACTGGTTGTCGCAAATGTTCCTAACCCTTGGGCACAATAAAACAAACCACGTTCATCATCACCATGAAGAAGCGTCGCATACTTTTGAATGCCATCAAGTTCAATCGCAACATCTAGTATTTCGGCTTTAGTTCGCTCGCTTAATTCACAAGGCCAGGTTATTTGGTTGGTTAATATTGACGTCATTGGGTTTCCAAACATTTGCTATAACAAGTTATGCTGACATAACTTGTTTAAAACTATTCAACATCGAACGATCAGTTCGGGCTTTTTTCAATTTTCTAATACTTTCTTTCAATGACTGCTCAGCTAAGCGGCCAAAGACACCGTCATATTCTTTTTCATCAATAGCTTCATCAGACTCAGCTTCATCAGCGATTTCTTGAGCGACCCGACTTAATTGCATCCAAGCATTGGCAATATAGAAACCGTGGAACTCCGCTTGTGGCATCAATTTCTGCGCACTCGCTGGCATAGCATCCCAGCTTTTAACGAATAAGCCGGCATTATCTTCAATTAACTCTTTGAATAAGCCTTCATAAGCTTCAAGTAATGTCTCTGGCAATTTATCCATCGGCAGTACTTTGTTGGCTACGTTGAAAGACACTTGCTTCGCTACTGCTTTATATTCTTCACTCATATGACTCATTTACATTTCTCTCTTGATTTAAAAGTACTTCTAGATACCAATCAGGGTTTGGATACTCGACGGTGTATATCCAGCAATGGCGCATACCTTAATGCCTTCACTTAATCTAGTAAAGCAACATAG
This window of the Shewanella goraebulensis genome carries:
- a CDS encoding Crp/Fnr family transcriptional regulator — encoded protein: MTSILTNQITWPCELSERTKAEILDVAIELDGIQKYATLLHGDDERGLFYCAQGLGTFATTSLDNRPLASFIFGKQMWVGAVAIEIYPKINLYTCELEPIRSLFFPKKELNELAKTNGEVYKLLYSIMRTNSPKLVQGMHLSFYGIEERINFFLLELARSKKVTDSTRIEIKITQQQLSEIANVSRPRVNEVLNKFAQKGFIELVRGKMIITNYAGMCKALEDKVVM
- a CDS encoding DUF3069 domain-containing protein → MSHMSEEYKAVAKQVSFNVANKVLPMDKLPETLLEAYEGLFKELIEDNAGLFVKSWDAMPASAQKLMPQAEFHGFYIANAWMQLSRVAQEIADEAESDEAIDEKEYDGVFGRLAEQSLKESIRKLKKARTDRSMLNSFKQVMSA